The sequence below is a genomic window from Anopheles cruzii chromosome 3, idAnoCruzAS_RS32_06, whole genome shotgun sequence.
taggtctatacgttgtcgggacttgtgtttggaagatcgcagtgctttaagtggtttaaaaaatacaaaatggcggttttgactttacaaaaaaaagcgtccaaggactccgAAAAACAGTGTTTccgatgggacagaaaggtgtggtgtttcacaagctcctaaaacctgatggaaacgtcaattccgatcgctactgacaacaaatgatcaatttgaaccatgcattgatcgaaaacgaccaaaaagccgttcctgttttctaaaatggaggcgcctggtggcccgttgcaacaagcaccaggcgtcccaAAAATCAAAACTGTTTCTGGATACTATCGaatcacttggataggagctgctatccctcccgCTTTATttaccagacttggttctttccgaatatcattcattttcctcgatgggacacgtattggctgagcagccaATAGTTTTTCTACAAGGAAGttgaaatggaatgactaattagtttacttaaaaagtcaaagaattctttcctctgagaatccatgatttagcagagagataggagaaatgtatagctagcgatggcacatactttgaataaaataggaaatcgcattaaaattttataaacttttttgtgtgttaaaaacagtcccattctcaacgtatagacctagtagatAGGCGAGGACCACTGAGAGGTTGCAGCGTCTTTAAGAAGATGAATTTAGTAGTAGATAGCGAGTGAAATCTCAAACTTCTGATAACTGACCAACATGAAATGCGTTTAGCAAAGTATGAAATTGCCATTCTTCGAATATAATCGTGCATGATTAGTGTTGCACGTTCCAATGATTGCCATTCCGAACTTTGAAATGTGCCAAACCCCCATGCAAAGGACACGGCggcacgaaaaaaaaccctctcaAGTCACTAGGCAGGTGCAGCGGGTTTTATGACAATTGGGTATTCATTAAAAATCCAACGTGGCGCTTCCATGCAAAACAGTTTCTCGAGCCACACCCACATGGCATGGCTGCCAGCAAACCAATCCGCCACAGCCATCCGCGTGGCTGAATTATGCGCTACTCCTTCAAGATCCGGCATATCATTTTCTTCTTGAACGGGTCCGCTTCTTGGGGGGGATCGCTATGCTGGCAACCAGATAGCAGGGATTGGCGTGGATTTACGCGAGCTCAGGCCCCGTTACGGCGCAACGGAACAACGGAGGACCCAGCGGAGGTGGCGAGAAAATGGAATGCCACTAGTGACGGCAGTATTGGAGACAAATTTATGCCTGAAACGTACGTACGATATCTGGGTCTGCATGTGCGCCACATTGGTTCGGTCGGGCATGGCATGGCAGGACCGGCTGGCTTTGCCCAGCCTTTGCCTTTGGCCAATCCTTCCGTAGCGACTATTCTCGGCTCATAACTTTCCTTTGGTTCTTCCATATGTTTCCCGGCAGATTATTTCACCGTATGGCCGTATGGGGAAACTGTACAAAGAAGGACGAATAGGAAACAAAAGGTGGTGACAAACCGTACGGTGATGGCGGTTATTTTTCCACTGAATGTATTCTGGTGTTACTTATTGCCTCCGAAAGTAGCGGTAACACTCCGTAAATTGTTATGACCATTGCGAAAACGTTTTTCGTTTCCCGGGGTGGTGAATATTGTTATGAAAATTATGGAAAATTAAAGTTCAATTTATGAAGCGTGAGAATGATTACCATTTTAATTTCCAGCTATCTTTCCCATTAGTCCAACACATTTGTCTAATTTTCCAAGAGTTCCGACCGATCGCATCGATAGTTTGGGGAAGTCCatcaaacgaaaggaaaaaggaaaacacttCGAACAACACCGATGTACATCGTTTACCATAACACGTTGctgtttatttacaaaaatcTTAAACATTATACTTTGTGAACAATTTTGTAAACCAAGCCAAGTTTCTATGCAGCGTAACATACACACGTAACTCTTTCCATCACAAAGCAAAGGTTGAGCAttgttaccgttttttttttttttatttcttcttgGGACTAATATCTGATTCTTCAATTCGTTTCTGCTACGCTGCCTGCGTGCCGTTTAAATAGATACTCTCCCTGTTTTATTAACACTGACTTGCGTGATTGACCGTGATCACTTGGTGCCTGGATTGGACTACTACTCCTTTAAACTATTTCGGTTTACTCTTAGCATCCTGCCGCCGTTCGACAAGCGAATTGTGTAACTTAGTGTTGCTGTtctgaaaaaataaacgatcTAATCCGGTCCCGCGGTTCTTTGACAGACCTTTTCGCTTTTGCCCCACCATTTGGGTCATCAGGCGCTTTTTATCCGGCAGCCCTTTTTGTAAGACCACTACCTCCACTACATACTAACCGATCAAAGCTCTGAAACTTAACTACCGACCTTGCGGGGGTTGCATTTTCTCCGTTCCGGTTCACTtggccgtcgtcatcgttctTGGCGATGCGTTCTCTTTTTACTAAAGCCGATTACTAACGAGGAGGCAACGAGATCGTTGGAGGGAAAATTGGTACACTATTGTGAGTGAAGCAGCACTCTCGCTTCTAGACGTTGTGAAAATATGCACGAATGGAGCACGCAGCACGATGAGTTCGAATGGTTGGATCGATGTTTCCGCTTCTTCGCTGCGCTTCCAAGTTACGAGGTCATTTTTTGGGACTAACTAAAGTGGCGTTCGACCGGAGTGGCCACCGATGTCTAGCCGTCGTTGAGGGCCGGCGTTACCCAGCCGTACTTTTCGTGAGTTTTCACCAGCGACCGGAAGGCTTCTTCGGCGGATCGGCTTCGTGGGACAGAAATGGTGGAGAAAAATAgttacaaaacaaacaaaaaatcgagaCTGAGCTGAGCACTTACCGACTGAAATCCTTCGAGGACTTTGGTTTTCGCGACACCCGACCCTGACCCTTGACGAGGCTGGCGGCGAACTGCATCAGGATCGCCTCGACCGTGTAGGCGCTGGCCCAGCCACGTGGTGTCAGCAGCTCCATACAGATGGCACCGCCCTCCATCACGAAGCCCTTCTCGATGCGCGGCTCGACGACCCGCATGAACGGGGGCGCGAACGGGAAGTTCTCCGGGAACACCAGGTGCAGCAGGATGAAGGGAATGTTCAGCTCAACCAGATCCTCGGCCAGTGGCGAGTCCGGGTCGATGCGAAGGAGCCGCGCGTGCCACTCGTACAGGTTGTCGTTGATCAGCTCGACCTGTCCGGGAGAGATTTCGATGAAGTAAAGAAAACGGTGCTGTTGACAATTTTGGGCGTATTCACCGTGAAGTAGGGTTCCGCCCGCGAGTGCTGCAACCGTTCGATCTCCTTCAGCTCCTTCATCAACCGCCTCGAGCGGATCGTCGTATCGAGTGGTTTCGTCACCGGAACGGGCACCATGGCAGTGCTGCTTGGGGCTACCACACTAAGAGAAAATAGCAAGAAAGGTTAAAAACTTCTGTAAGCTACATAAAAAACTCTATTGCACAAAGGAGTCCCAAACGTACAGTCGAAGAAATTATTAAGAAAATACTGAAGTCAATCAATACCATAAACCTGGCGTTAAGAATCGGACTGTtgaaagatggctgtacctgccgattcccagttttgctgttcactCATCgttaccttgtgttgacatcaggtaaatgatttcaggtcgagaaaatattatttcggtttgcaacacatcattgaaagggttagaccatatCAACTTTTGTTCCAGAAAATGACATTTTGCGgggattttaatttttctgctcctcttaaaggaaactgcttcggaatcgcacaaaatgcttgtcggggcttgtgtttggaagatcgcagtgctttaagtggtttaaaaaaattttaaaatggcgATTTAGACTTTAccaaaaaaagccttgaaggactccaaaaaacggactttgtGATgaacagaaaggtgtggtgtttcacaagctcctacaacctgataataataataataactggCCTTCCGTCTTACGACATGGCCTGACGAACAAATCCTCTCCAGTTAGCTCGGTCCCTGGCCGCCGCTCTCCAATCCCTGGGACACCGAGTGCTCTCCGCCAGATCCCGCTCCACCTGGTCTAACCACCTTGCTCGTTGCGCCCCTGGTCGTCTTTGCCCTATTGGATTTGAGGCGAACACCATCTTCGCAGGGCAGTTGTCGGGCATTCTTGCAACATGCCCTGCCCAACGTATCCTTCCGGCTTTAGCCACCTTCTGGATACTGGGTTCGCCGTAGAGTTTCGCGAGCTCGTGGTTCATCCTTCGCCTCCATACTCCGTTCTCCTGTACGCCGCCAAAGATCGTCCTCAGTACTCGTCGCTCGAAAACTCCGAGTACTCGCCGGTCCTCCTCTAGCATGGTCCACGTCTCATGCCCATAGAGTACAACCGGCCTTATGAGGGTCTTATACAGGTCACACTTCGTACGGGTGCTAAGTCTGTTCGACCGTAGTTGTTTGTGGAGCCCATAGTAGGCACGACTTCCGCTGATAATGCGCCTCCGGATCTCACGGCTGGTATCGTTGTCCGCCGTTACCAGTGAGCCGAGGTAGACGAACTCGTCGACTACCTCGAACTCATCGCCGTCGATCCCAATACTGCTGCCTAGGCGTTTTCGGTCGGCTTCGGTTCCGCCGGCTAGCATGTACTTAGTTTTGGTCGCATTTATCCTCAACCCAATCCTCGCTGCTTCCCGTTTCAGTCTGGTGAACTGttctgccaccgccgcagttGTTCTGCCGACAATATCCATGTCATCGGCGAAGCAGACGAATTGGCTGGATTTGTTGAAAATCGTGCCCCGCGTGTTGACCTCCGCGCGGTTCATCACACCCTGTAGCGCAATGTTGAACAGCAGGCAGGAGAGACCATCACCCTGTCGAAGCCCCCTGCGGGTTTCGAATGGACTCGACAATCCACCCGAAATCCGCACACAGCACTGCGTCCCATCCACCGTAGCCTTTATGAGTTTAATGAGCTTCCCGGGGAAGCCGTTTTCGTCCATGACTTTCCATAGCTCTTTCCTGTCGATCGTGTCATACGCGGCTTTAAAGTCGATGAATAGGTGGTGCGTGGGGGTTCTGTGTTCGCGGCATTTCTGGAGGATCTGCCGTACGGTGAAGATTTCGTCCGTTGTCGACCGTCCTTCCATGAAGCCGGCCTGATAACTTCCCACGAATCTGTTTACTAGTGGTGAGAGTcggcggaaaataatttacctacaacctgatgaaaccgttaattctgatcgctactgacaacaaatgatcaatttgaaccatgcattgatcgtaaaacgaccaaaaagcggctttttttatcaaaaatggaggcgcctggtgccccgtggcctgaggcttccgtgtccccaaaaagcaaaactgtttcaggaaactatcaaatcacttggatgggagctgccATCctccccgctgtattcaccagacttggctctttccgaatatcattcattttcatcgatgggacacgtattggctgagcagcccttcgtttttctacgaggaagtcgaaaattgaatgactaattagtttacttaaaaagacgaagaattccttcgtctgggaatccatgatttagcagagagataggagaaatgtataggtagcgatggcacatactttgaatgaaatagaaaattgcattaaaattttataaacattttgtgtgtgttaaaaacagtccgattcTCACCGCATAACTTtaaaaaactattaaaaagTAGTACTgtataaacgatttgacaatataaattattttaacactcggttttacgcttcgtgtgtcCTCGCCACGTATCAACCACGACGGAATACGAAAGGTAAATAATATAGGGaggtccatctagtgtttggattccgaagatggggcgcaaaCATCGATCTCCTTCTTCactttcgaagaaaaatggaccgatgATGCCGTCAGACCAAAACCCCGACCTAAACAGTCACttgttgtgggtgcattggcttctcttgcacgacgaGCAGGTTTTCCGAGCTCCAAATGTGAGCATTCTGttataatatttttcataatatttttcaatcttCTACCAACGTCTGCCGTCCcttttcgtaaatgtcaaagctTTTACTAAAGGTTTACAATTTCCAACATGAAGTctgacgttttaaaagtcaagtaatcggtagttaaaaatccaaacaatAGATGGATCAACCTTCTTTCAGTGTGCCATTTAAACACCCTTCAAAACGATTATGCGCCAAAGTTGGTTTGGCTGAGGCCAACTTTCCAGGTTTGGTACACTACCACAATCCTGGAGCACTGTTTGGTCATTGAAttcgaagaaagcaaacacaaccTCGAACGCTGAAGCGCTGAAATGAAATCCTACGATTTGCTGTTccaatttcactttcttcccggCGCCCGGCTCCGGCTAGAGACAAATATGAATGTAAAGCTTCCCGGGGAAAGGATGATAACGGCTCCTGCAAGTCAATAATGCTCACCATCGCAACCGCCTCATGGGGCTGTCCGTGTTGGCTTTACTGTTTCcggtgctgccgttgccgccaGTGTTCGTTCCCGTGGCCCCAGTGCCGGCCCCGCTCGGGCCACCCTTGTCAGTGCTTCCGGGAGGAGCGCCAGCAAGCGGCGCCGCACTGGACGGAGGtgccggatgatggtggtgcaggtgatggtgctggtgatggtggtgactgttgtggtggtggtggtggtgatggtgcgggGCCAGATGTAGGAGACTGCCTGCGTCGGCTGCTTCGGGAGCCGGCGTGTCCTTGtctttgctttcctttttgctttccgaGCTCTTGAAGAACTTCCGGATGGCGGCCGTTACTTTCTCCTTCGATCGGGACGACATGTCGAACGGTTGGCGAGTTTCGGTTCGGCAAGCGAAATGGAGTTTGCTGAACGTTTGTCTTCTGCTCCACGTTCTAACGACCTCCGTCCACTTCAAAAGGGACTAAACTCCTGTGCGCAGTCGCAACCGTCACTTTTAATATTTAACTTTTTGCACGACGCGCCCTGAGACGTTATGGctgtttcgccttttttcgtCCCGGGGTCGGGTTCCGGATCTGCGAACGTCTCCAATCGAAGACTTTTGTACTCGTGTATGTCTCCTTCAAAGTCTCAACAGCCGGTCGTGGACGTGGATCTTGTATCGCGCGCCTCGCAAAACACTCGACGGACAATCTGTCACTTGCCACGGGCTTCGTCACAGGGGGCTGAGCATCCGAGATCCGAGTCAACCCGAGAAGGTGATTtgatgttttgctttcatctgCTAGTCATACAAATCGCGCCACGCGAAACCGTAGACCGGCGCCGGAGTGTTGTGCCCTGTCTTTGTGTGATTCGAAGACACTCGTCTAATATTTACATTCGCCTCAGATCAGCGGTCCGAAGGAGCTGGCGTCGAGAGATCctgcaaaaatggaaaagcacAGCAAATGGGTCTATTAATGCGATGTAGAATAGTCATCTATCAGGCGTAAAATAATAGCGAACTAGAAGCCGTCGGGCAACCAACCTCCCCACCGGTTGGGCTCTTCGTAAATCATTCGTTAACGCTACGATACTGCTACGG
It includes:
- the LOC128272947 gene encoding ubiquitin-conjugating enzyme E2Q-like protein 1; protein product: MSSRSKEKVTAAIRKFFKSSESKKESKDKDTPAPEAADAGSLLHLAPHHHHHHHHNSHHHHQHHHLHHHHPAPPSSAAPLAGAPPGSTDKGGPSGAGTGATGTNTGGNGSTGNSKANTDSPMRRLRCVVAPSSTAMVPVPVTKPLDTTIRSRRLMKELKEIERLQHSRAEPYFTVELINDNLYEWHARLLRIDPDSPLAEDLVELNIPFILLHLVFPENFPFAPPFMRVVEPRIEKGFVMEGGAICMELLTPRGWASAYTVEAILMQFAASLVKGQGRVSRKPKSSKDFSRRSAEEAFRSLVKTHEKYGWVTPALNDG